A stretch of Spirosoma oryzicola DNA encodes these proteins:
- a CDS encoding sensor histidine kinase, whose amino-acid sequence MHQRQYHRYLSDKEEMKNLYQRELLQSQLEIQNQTFQQIGEELHDNIGQLLTVALMRLNVLEDVAGPDAKYSVDQTRDIIRTIITDVRALAKTLDQDTVRRFGLVPSLTVELERIQRSGRLKTHLATAGDTYSLGEQTETVLLRMVQEALNNALKHANAQKLTILADYQNAMFTLSIADDGCGFRQEDITRRTIDESGVGLVNLHRRAGLLGGTCTIVSHPGAGTKVEIKLPRELTV is encoded by the coding sequence ATGCATCAACGTCAATACCATCGCTACTTGAGTGATAAAGAGGAGATGAAAAACCTGTATCAGCGGGAACTCCTCCAATCTCAGCTAGAAATTCAGAATCAGACTTTTCAACAAATCGGTGAGGAGCTTCATGATAACATAGGTCAGCTGCTTACGGTAGCCCTGATGCGGTTAAATGTCCTCGAAGACGTTGCTGGTCCAGATGCAAAATATTCGGTGGATCAGACGCGGGATATTATCCGGACGATTATAACCGATGTGCGGGCACTGGCGAAGACACTTGATCAGGATACCGTTCGTCGGTTTGGTTTAGTGCCCAGTCTAACGGTAGAGCTCGAACGAATCCAGCGCTCAGGTCGGTTGAAGACACACCTGGCAACCGCCGGAGACACCTATTCGCTTGGGGAGCAAACCGAAACCGTTTTACTTCGGATGGTACAGGAGGCACTCAACAACGCGTTGAAACACGCCAACGCCCAAAAACTAACTATTCTGGCTGACTACCAGAACGCCATGTTTACGCTGTCCATTGCCGATGATGGCTGTGGTTTTCGCCAAGAAGATATAACCCGGCGAACAATAGATGAATCGGGGGTTGGCCTGGTTAACCTGCACCGACGGGCAGGACTGCTGGGAGGAACCTGTACAATCGTTAGCCATCCCGGTGCGGGAACGAAAGTGGAGATCAAGCTGCCGCGCGAACTAACCGTTTAA
- a CDS encoding response regulator transcription factor: MPTSIAIADDHQLLAEALSDLIQKFDGYEVLYVAANGRDLLNRMSDGPLPDIALVDLHMPDMDGFETAAQLRQHYPTVRVLALSMSDREEYIVRMMRNGARGYLLKGCRPVEFRQALDEVINKGFYYSDFLTSQLIRNLNTAETGNEAPVFNLNSREYDFLKMACSELTYNEIADKMCVSPRTVDGYREVVFQKMSVKTRVGMVIEAFRHGLVEL; this comes from the coding sequence ATGCCCACTTCTATTGCTATTGCTGATGACCATCAGCTATTGGCTGAGGCTCTCTCGGACCTCATTCAAAAATTTGATGGGTACGAGGTCCTTTACGTAGCCGCCAATGGTCGTGATCTATTAAATCGCATGAGTGATGGTCCCTTGCCGGATATTGCCTTGGTAGACTTGCATATGCCCGACATGGATGGATTTGAGACGGCTGCCCAACTTCGACAGCATTATCCAACCGTTCGGGTACTGGCTCTTTCGATGTCCGATCGGGAGGAATACATTGTTCGAATGATGCGTAATGGTGCGCGCGGTTACCTGTTGAAAGGATGCCGACCCGTCGAATTTCGCCAGGCGCTGGACGAAGTAATCAACAAAGGGTTCTACTATTCCGACTTTCTGACGTCCCAACTGATCCGTAATCTGAATACAGCTGAAACGGGAAATGAGGCTCCCGTATTCAACCTTAATAGTCGAGAGTACGATTTTCTGAAAATGGCTTGTAGCGAACTAACTTACAACGAGATTGCTGATAAGATGTGCGTTAGCCCCAGAACCGTTGATGGTTACCGTGAAGTTGTTTTTCAGAAAATGAGCGTAAAAACGCGGGTCGGCATGGTCATCGAAGCCTTCCGACACGGGTTAGTCGAGTTGTAG
- a CDS encoding GDP-mannose 4,6-dehydratase, which translates to MKILLTGAAGFIGSHLTEHLLSMGHTVIGYDNFDNQYDPVRKHINIHFLTTHPNFTFIQNDIRDQASLTDVLRQYRCDTVVHLAARTGVRDSVREPALCIDVNVNGTLSLLEAMRLTEVRRLVMASSSSVYGNSSAVPFREDDDANLPLSPYAMSKRSAELLAHTYHHLHGFDVACLRFFTVYGPRQRPEMAISRFTEKMYGGQPITIYGDGSTSRNYTYIYDTIMGISRSINHLKGFDLLNIGGSGAVKLSELVGIIEQAVGRKAVIDWQPNQPGDVTLTSADLHRANNRIGYLPSVQIEEGISRFVSWYRQTVLCS; encoded by the coding sequence ATGAAAATTTTGCTTACCGGTGCCGCAGGTTTTATCGGCTCCCATCTGACCGAACACCTTCTTTCGATGGGACACACCGTAATCGGGTACGATAATTTCGACAATCAGTACGACCCGGTTCGTAAACACATAAACATTCACTTCCTAACGACCCATCCCAATTTTACGTTTATCCAAAATGACATTCGCGACCAAGCATCCCTGACCGATGTGCTACGCCAGTATCGCTGCGACACAGTTGTACACCTGGCTGCCCGTACAGGGGTCCGCGATTCGGTGCGCGAGCCAGCTTTATGCATTGATGTAAATGTTAACGGTACCCTTTCCCTGCTAGAAGCCATGAGACTGACCGAGGTCCGACGTTTGGTAATGGCTTCCTCTTCGTCAGTTTATGGCAACTCCAGTGCTGTACCATTCCGGGAAGATGATGATGCAAACTTACCTTTGTCCCCTTACGCAATGTCTAAACGGTCGGCGGAGTTATTGGCTCATACGTATCACCACCTACATGGTTTCGATGTAGCCTGCCTTCGTTTTTTCACCGTTTACGGCCCTCGCCAGCGTCCCGAAATGGCCATCAGCCGTTTTACAGAAAAAATGTACGGCGGACAGCCCATTACAATCTATGGCGATGGCAGCACATCACGTAATTATACCTATATATATGATACGATAATGGGAATTAGCCGCTCCATCAACCATCTCAAAGGGTTCGACCTGCTTAATATCGGCGGATCAGGCGCGGTTAAATTAAGCGAATTGGTAGGAATCATTGAGCAGGCAGTAGGACGCAAAGCCGTAATAGACTGGCAGCCAAATCAGCCAGGCGATGTAACCCTGACTAGTGCGGACTTACATCGTGCCAATAATCGTATCGGTTATCTGCCATCGGTTCAAATCGAAGAAGGCATCAGTCGCTTCGTCAGTTGGTATCGACAGACCGTGCTTTGCTCCTAA
- a CDS encoding putative Ig domain-containing protein, whose product MLKTLQKCGVVACAVTALLAMPSLSKAQSPGDLKTVSRSAKITSDLLSVQQSNGAPTPPPIRDGQIKYEYVINGNMIAIEAVASDMNGEALLAQLQALGLTQGVAFKSMIFGFLPIDKLDDLKNVASLNYARPYYKPENNVGKVTSQGDKALRADLARQTYGVTGAGSKVGVISDSYNVLGGAAAGVASGDLPANVQIIDDFSSGTDEGRAMAEIVHDVAPGAAIAFNTANRGQAGFAKGIIDLAAAGCNIIVDDIIYLAEPFFQDGIVGQAADQVVVNNNVTYFSSAGNRARQSYQAKFANSGINIPGYGVAHDFGGGDIYQKVTVANGGTLRLVLQWDQPFRSVSGGVGARTDLDILFFRNGVPLAGGGTNDNIASGDPVEVTGTYTNTTGAPVDIDVVIVKYAGPDPSLIKWVNFGSRTSIVEYDTRSGASYGHNSAARAISVAATAYFDTPAYNPSLSTAVVEVFSSAGGTPTLFDAAGNRISQDGIIRQKPEITSVDGGNNTFFSSDYEPDGFPNFFGTSAAAPHAAAVAALMQERAKNTLSPSDVLSKMTSTALDMDDPLTPGFDNGFDYRTGYGFIQADKAIQASGSNEPIGITSFTCNTTNSMLTSVDFVVGYPNGTFTPALPPLFINGVTGSGQLGVKYNYPFDNNQSLLPIQDAATRSTYFVWNFREACATNTTPNQPPVFNGVTSLTGVVGTAFRYNLPPTTFTDPESQSLTFATSGLPAGLGFEPITRVISGTPTSPGTSQVTVTATDTGGLVASGTFTIAISQTATQPQPPASLTITSYSCNISPTGLSSVNFVVGYTTGGFIPALPPLLINGVTGQGQLGVQYTYTFDNNQYVLPIQDAATGSTYFVWNFRAACGTTPVANRPPIYNGGLTDQVGTVGVPFSYTIPANAFTDPDGQATLRYSAVNLPAGLTIGVTSRVISGTPTTVGTRTVTVRVTDASSATAVGTFVITIGSTPPATFAIASVNTISCVATTPSERQVTFTPQYSGTNGQPITFSVVNETVPTTAPGPYTLRLYTDNPTVTLRAQQAGTAGASTFAYNWLAACNTAARVGIAERQSDLTVTLMANPVPSQDAEVEVRGATGQALDFQVFDEQGRSISKRAVSQAAEVERQTLQLGHTKGLYLLKVNTATQTKTVRILKN is encoded by the coding sequence ATGTTAAAAACACTACAAAAATGTGGTGTGGTTGCTTGTGCCGTAACGGCGCTGCTGGCCATGCCTTCGCTTAGTAAAGCGCAATCACCGGGCGATTTAAAAACCGTATCGAGAAGCGCTAAAATTACCTCTGATCTGCTAAGTGTTCAACAAAGCAACGGAGCGCCGACACCACCGCCAATCCGAGACGGGCAGATTAAGTATGAATACGTTATTAATGGCAACATGATTGCCATTGAAGCGGTGGCCAGCGATATGAACGGGGAGGCTCTGCTGGCCCAGTTGCAGGCCTTAGGTCTTACGCAGGGTGTCGCTTTCAAGAGTATGATCTTCGGATTTCTGCCCATCGACAAACTGGATGATCTGAAGAATGTGGCGTCTCTCAACTACGCGCGTCCTTACTACAAGCCGGAAAACAACGTCGGTAAAGTAACATCGCAAGGGGATAAAGCGTTGCGGGCTGACCTGGCTCGTCAAACCTACGGCGTAACAGGAGCCGGTTCGAAAGTCGGCGTTATTTCCGACTCGTACAACGTGCTGGGAGGGGCTGCTGCGGGGGTAGCGTCTGGCGATCTGCCCGCCAACGTACAGATCATTGATGATTTCAGCTCGGGTACCGATGAAGGCCGCGCTATGGCCGAAATTGTCCATGACGTAGCACCGGGAGCCGCTATTGCGTTCAACACGGCTAATAGGGGGCAGGCCGGGTTTGCCAAAGGAATCATTGACCTAGCCGCTGCGGGCTGTAATATTATCGTCGATGATATCATCTATCTGGCAGAGCCTTTCTTCCAGGATGGTATCGTTGGGCAAGCGGCTGATCAGGTCGTTGTGAACAACAATGTAACCTACTTCTCGTCGGCAGGAAACCGGGCCCGTCAGTCGTATCAGGCTAAATTTGCCAATTCAGGCATCAACATACCTGGCTACGGGGTAGCCCACGATTTTGGTGGGGGAGACATCTATCAAAAAGTCACGGTTGCTAATGGTGGGACCCTGCGCCTTGTACTCCAATGGGATCAGCCCTTCCGCTCAGTGAGTGGCGGAGTAGGTGCCAGAACGGATCTGGACATCTTGTTTTTTAGAAATGGTGTACCCCTAGCAGGAGGAGGCACTAATGATAACATCGCGTCCGGTGACCCTGTCGAAGTAACCGGTACCTACACCAACACAACAGGCGCTCCCGTCGATATTGACGTAGTGATTGTGAAATACGCCGGACCTGATCCTTCTCTTATCAAATGGGTCAATTTCGGTAGCCGTACAAGCATTGTCGAATATGATACCCGGAGTGGAGCTTCGTACGGTCATAACAGTGCTGCGCGGGCAATTTCGGTAGCGGCTACTGCTTACTTCGACACACCTGCTTATAACCCAAGTCTGTCAACGGCAGTGGTCGAAGTATTCTCGTCGGCCGGTGGTACGCCAACCTTGTTCGATGCTGCCGGGAACCGCATCAGCCAGGATGGGATTATTCGCCAAAAGCCTGAAATTACGTCGGTCGATGGCGGAAACAACACGTTCTTCTCGTCAGACTATGAACCCGATGGTTTCCCGAACTTCTTTGGTACGTCGGCGGCTGCCCCGCACGCTGCGGCTGTTGCTGCACTGATGCAGGAACGGGCGAAAAATACGCTCTCGCCCAGCGATGTTCTGTCAAAAATGACGAGTACGGCACTGGATATGGACGATCCGCTGACGCCTGGGTTTGACAATGGCTTCGATTACCGCACGGGTTACGGATTCATCCAGGCTGACAAAGCAATTCAGGCATCGGGTTCGAACGAGCCAATTGGTATCACGAGCTTTACCTGTAATACGACCAACTCGATGCTGACCAGCGTTGATTTCGTCGTTGGCTATCCAAACGGTACGTTTACGCCAGCGTTGCCTCCGCTGTTCATCAACGGCGTTACGGGTTCGGGCCAACTAGGTGTGAAATACAACTATCCGTTCGACAACAATCAAAGTCTGTTACCGATTCAGGATGCGGCCACGCGTTCAACCTACTTTGTTTGGAACTTCCGCGAAGCGTGTGCGACCAACACTACACCGAATCAGCCTCCTGTATTCAATGGTGTAACGTCACTGACGGGCGTTGTTGGAACTGCGTTCCGGTATAACCTGCCACCAACGACGTTCACAGATCCGGAGAGCCAGTCGTTAACGTTTGCCACAAGTGGTTTACCGGCCGGTCTTGGTTTTGAACCGATCACCCGTGTCATTAGCGGTACGCCTACATCACCGGGCACGAGCCAAGTAACAGTGACAGCTACGGACACTGGCGGCTTAGTCGCGTCGGGTACGTTTACGATTGCGATCAGCCAAACGGCTACACAACCGCAACCCCCTGCTTCGTTGACGATTACCAGCTACAGCTGTAACATCTCACCAACGGGATTGTCGAGCGTTAATTTCGTCGTTGGTTACACGACTGGCGGATTTATACCGGCTCTACCTCCGCTGTTGATCAACGGTGTAACGGGTCAGGGTCAGTTGGGCGTTCAGTACACGTACACGTTCGATAACAACCAATACGTATTACCGATTCAGGATGCAGCTACGGGTTCAACCTACTTCGTCTGGAACTTCCGGGCGGCTTGTGGAACCACACCCGTTGCCAACCGTCCGCCCATTTATAACGGCGGTCTGACCGATCAGGTAGGTACTGTCGGCGTACCGTTCAGCTACACGATTCCAGCCAATGCGTTCACCGATCCAGATGGACAGGCAACATTGCGGTATTCGGCGGTTAACTTGCCTGCCGGGCTTACTATCGGTGTTACGTCGCGTGTGATCAGTGGTACACCAACAACAGTAGGTACCCGAACTGTAACGGTTCGCGTTACCGATGCTTCGAGCGCGACAGCAGTCGGAACCTTCGTGATTACTATTGGCTCTACACCACCGGCTACGTTCGCTATCGCGAGCGTGAACACCATCAGCTGCGTGGCTACAACGCCTAGCGAGCGTCAGGTGACCTTTACGCCACAATACAGCGGTACCAACGGTCAGCCGATTACATTCTCAGTTGTGAATGAAACAGTACCAACGACGGCTCCTGGTCCCTACACGCTCCGTCTTTACACAGACAACCCAACGGTTACGCTGCGTGCTCAGCAAGCGGGAACTGCCGGTGCTTCTACCTTTGCTTATAACTGGCTGGCTGCCTGTAACACGGCTGCGCGAGTGGGTATAGCTGAACGCCAGTCTGATCTCACGGTCACGCTGATGGCTAACCCGGTACCTAGCCAGGATGCCGAAGTAGAAGTTCGTGGAGCGACGGGCCAAGCGCTGGATTTCCAGGTGTTTGACGAGCAGGGCCGTTCAATTAGCAAACGGGCTGTTAGCCAAGCCGCCGAAGTAGAGCGCCAGACGCTTCAACTCGGTCACACGAAAGGGTTGTATCTGCTGAAAGTCAACACAGCTACGCAAACGAAAACAGTGCGAATACTGAAAAACTAA
- a CDS encoding HAD-IIA family hydrolase, giving the protein MQLADFRDVAANYKVIFFDAFGVLKNYEGVLPGIENTFNWLRDNDKEFYVLTNDASRSPRELAESYYRQGLYAITPERIISSGMLAREYLDLKVNHGTVAYLGTASSAHYLETTDLKTLPINQVDLADIADINALVLLDDEGFDWNTDLNKTVNLLRKRNIPVIVANTDETYPVSKTRIAIAIGAVAEMIETIVGKQFIRFGKPDAQLFMFAYERLENVVPRGLETPEDGHVSKRDVLMVGDTLRTDILGGNKFGLDTVLVLSGNTQAQDVEVQIRSTGIIPTYICESVLIP; this is encoded by the coding sequence ATGCAACTTGCCGATTTCAGAGACGTAGCCGCCAACTATAAAGTAATTTTCTTCGATGCCTTTGGCGTGCTGAAAAACTACGAAGGGGTATTGCCCGGTATTGAAAACACGTTTAACTGGCTTCGGGACAACGACAAGGAGTTTTACGTATTAACGAACGACGCATCACGCAGTCCAAGAGAGCTGGCCGAATCGTATTACCGACAGGGTCTTTACGCCATTACGCCGGAGCGTATTATTTCGTCGGGCATGCTGGCGCGGGAATACCTCGATCTAAAAGTCAATCACGGGACAGTAGCGTATCTGGGTACTGCCAGTTCGGCTCACTACCTCGAAACGACGGACTTAAAAACGCTGCCCATCAATCAGGTAGATTTAGCCGATATCGCCGACATAAACGCACTGGTACTACTTGACGACGAAGGATTCGACTGGAATACGGACCTAAACAAAACCGTCAACTTACTGCGCAAGCGTAATATTCCGGTCATTGTTGCCAATACCGACGAAACCTATCCCGTTTCCAAAACACGCATTGCCATCGCCATCGGAGCCGTCGCGGAAATGATCGAAACCATCGTTGGAAAACAGTTCATTCGGTTCGGCAAACCCGATGCGCAACTCTTTATGTTTGCTTACGAACGGCTTGAGAATGTGGTTCCTCGCGGTCTGGAAACCCCGGAGGACGGACACGTCAGCAAGCGCGATGTACTGATGGTAGGTGATACGTTGCGCACCGATATTCTGGGGGGTAACAAATTTGGGCTGGACACCGTGCTGGTATTAAGCGGCAACACGCAGGCACAGGACGTTGAGGTACAAATTCGCAGTACGGGTATCATTCCAACGTACATCTGTGAGTCGGTATTGATTCCATAA
- a CDS encoding serine hydrolase domain-containing protein gives MNRIVLLLASFGTALAFGQPTPSKIDASAQQKNYQPPVFTDSDRLKNIETVFPVIDKIYQEYAAKNHYPGVVYGLVVDGKLVHSGGLGYTDVAKKTAATSQSVFRIASMTKSITAMAVVKLRDEGKLRLDDPVTKYIPEAAKFTYLTSDAPVITVRNLLTHSAGFPEDNPWGDRQLADTDEDLLTLLKGDVSFSNVPGVAYEYSNLAFAMLGRIIATVSGKPYQQYITEAILKPLGMTHTEWEYTKVPANQLAHGYRWLNEQWVEEPLLHDGSHGAMGGLLTSIDDFSKYVAFHLSVWPPRNGVETGPVKRSSVREMHMPRTFRDLSPAFRFPNGRVTPMVTHYAYGLTWSHDGDGRDYVAHSGGLPGFGSQWRMLPEYGIGVIAYGNLTYANLGAVNWAVLDTLLSMAKLKPRQLPVSQILQQRKAELVSLLPDWTNAEKNPIFAENFFPDHSLENRRKAAQLLFSNLGKVVRVGELIPENQLRGHFVIEGEQGAADVFFTLTPENPALIQQLDIKKL, from the coding sequence ATGAACCGAATTGTTCTACTGCTGGCTTCTTTCGGAACGGCACTGGCCTTTGGGCAACCTACACCGAGCAAAATCGACGCATCAGCGCAGCAAAAAAACTACCAGCCACCTGTTTTCACCGATTCTGACCGACTAAAAAACATCGAAACGGTTTTTCCCGTAATCGATAAAATCTACCAGGAATATGCTGCGAAGAACCATTATCCGGGCGTGGTGTATGGCTTGGTAGTCGATGGAAAGCTCGTCCATTCGGGCGGGCTGGGTTATACCGATGTGGCCAAAAAAACGGCGGCAACGTCCCAATCTGTGTTTCGCATTGCCTCAATGACCAAGAGCATTACGGCAATGGCGGTTGTTAAACTCCGCGATGAGGGGAAGCTCCGACTCGATGATCCCGTTACGAAGTACATTCCCGAAGCGGCCAAATTCACGTACCTGACTTCCGATGCGCCAGTCATAACCGTGCGTAACCTGCTAACCCACTCGGCGGGATTTCCCGAAGATAACCCCTGGGGCGACCGTCAACTAGCCGATACGGACGAAGACTTACTAACGCTGCTCAAAGGGGATGTGTCGTTCTCCAATGTGCCCGGCGTTGCCTACGAATACAGTAATTTAGCCTTTGCCATGCTGGGCCGGATCATCGCAACCGTATCGGGAAAACCGTACCAGCAATACATCACTGAAGCTATCTTGAAGCCGCTGGGCATGACCCACACCGAATGGGAGTACACAAAAGTCCCCGCCAACCAACTCGCGCATGGCTATCGGTGGCTCAACGAGCAATGGGTCGAAGAGCCGCTGCTGCACGACGGGAGTCACGGGGCCATGGGCGGTCTGCTGACATCCATCGATGATTTTAGTAAGTATGTCGCGTTTCATCTGTCGGTCTGGCCTCCGCGTAACGGAGTCGAAACCGGACCAGTTAAGCGGAGTTCGGTGCGGGAAATGCACATGCCCCGTACGTTCCGGGATTTAAGCCCGGCTTTTCGCTTTCCTAACGGTCGGGTGACGCCGATGGTCACTCATTACGCTTACGGACTGACCTGGAGTCATGACGGCGACGGACGCGATTATGTAGCGCATAGCGGTGGATTGCCGGGCTTTGGTAGTCAGTGGCGGATGCTACCCGAGTATGGTATCGGCGTTATTGCCTACGGTAACCTGACGTATGCAAATCTGGGTGCGGTCAACTGGGCGGTGCTGGATACGCTGCTGTCAATGGCGAAACTGAAACCGCGTCAGCTGCCTGTCTCACAAATCCTGCAACAGCGAAAAGCGGAACTGGTCAGCCTGCTGCCCGACTGGACGAATGCCGAAAAAAATCCGATTTTCGCCGAGAACTTCTTCCCTGATCATTCGCTTGAAAACCGTCGCAAAGCGGCTCAGTTGTTGTTTTCAAATCTGGGTAAAGTCGTGCGGGTTGGCGAGTTGATACCCGAAAACCAGCTACGCGGTCATTTCGTAATCGAAGGTGAACAAGGGGCTGCCGATGTGTTTTTCACGTTAACTCCGGAAAACCCGGCCCTGATTCAGCAATTGGACATCAAAAAACTCTAA
- a CDS encoding cytochrome c peroxidase, whose protein sequence is MKPLLYRLSRPHSLVAAALLVVVAAFVPAFVATQPHQTVKATYLTDLARLDSAVTALRTAIEKHRPASAVQAAFRRSRLAYKRVEFLTEFYFSGSAKSLNGPPLPEGEVDDGIGIVIEPSGLQVAEELIFPLDASRRPDLLQQVASIQTTISQLRRVAGYTELTNSQVFDAMRLEVARLITLGITGFDSPVALHSLPESITALESIERTFDAYPLSAQASPINAQLRQTLRGATQALRGQSFNQFDRLRFIRQYAYPLSRLLMDAQLTLGYPLATDKRMLRSSARTLSDTNAFDPTFFLPYSYDQPTTQRVALGKTLFFDPGLSGNGQRSCASCHQPNRAFTDGETSSLTLDAKNRIDRNTPTLVNAAFQSFQFMDSRTFYLEDQISDVIHNTREMGGSINRAIKTLQNDSTYRTQFTRAYADGVTEKNVKNALASYIRSLTNLNARPDRYLRGEQVALTAQEKAGFNVFMGKGKCATCHFFPLFNGTIPPAYIKTESEVIGTPATASEKQLDADEGRYRSTRIGIHHHAFKTPTVRQVALTAPYMHNGVYKTLEQVVDFYDKGGGVGLGFTLENQTLPFDKLNLTTTEKQALVAFMKAL, encoded by the coding sequence ATGAAGCCACTGCTTTACCGTTTATCACGACCGCATAGCCTGGTAGCTGCTGCGCTGCTGGTCGTAGTGGCGGCTTTTGTTCCGGCCTTTGTTGCTACACAGCCGCATCAGACCGTTAAGGCAACCTATCTAACCGATCTGGCACGGCTCGATTCCGCTGTCACGGCGTTGCGCACGGCTATTGAGAAACACCGGCCAGCCTCTGCCGTACAAGCCGCATTTCGCCGGTCGAGGCTGGCCTACAAGCGGGTCGAGTTCCTGACGGAGTTTTACTTTTCGGGATCTGCCAAGTCACTCAACGGCCCTCCTTTACCGGAGGGTGAGGTTGATGACGGAATAGGCATTGTGATCGAGCCAAGCGGCTTACAAGTCGCGGAAGAGCTAATTTTTCCGTTGGATGCGTCCCGCCGACCCGACTTGCTTCAACAGGTAGCGTCTATTCAGACGACGATAAGTCAGCTGAGACGGGTAGCTGGCTACACCGAACTAACGAATAGTCAGGTATTCGACGCCATGCGGCTGGAGGTGGCTCGCCTGATTACACTGGGTATCACGGGCTTCGACTCGCCGGTTGCGCTGCACTCGCTTCCCGAGAGCATTACCGCACTCGAAAGTATAGAACGAACGTTTGACGCTTATCCCCTTTCGGCGCAAGCTAGTCCGATCAACGCGCAGCTTCGTCAAACGCTTCGTGGGGCAACGCAAGCCTTACGTGGTCAGTCGTTCAACCAGTTCGATCGGCTCCGTTTTATCCGGCAGTATGCTTATCCGTTGAGTCGCTTGTTGATGGATGCACAATTGACGCTTGGCTATCCGTTGGCAACTGACAAACGAATGCTCCGTTCGTCGGCCCGCACCCTCTCGGATACCAACGCTTTCGACCCCACCTTTTTTCTGCCCTACAGCTATGACCAGCCGACTACCCAACGCGTGGCATTGGGGAAAACGCTTTTCTTCGATCCAGGGCTATCAGGCAACGGGCAACGTTCGTGCGCGAGTTGCCATCAGCCGAACCGAGCTTTTACCGACGGTGAAACGTCGTCACTAACGCTGGATGCCAAAAATCGAATTGATCGAAACACGCCAACCCTGGTAAATGCGGCTTTCCAGTCCTTTCAATTTATGGATTCAAGGACGTTCTACCTGGAAGATCAGATTTCCGACGTCATTCACAACACGCGGGAGATGGGCGGTTCCATTAATCGGGCCATAAAAACCTTACAAAACGATTCTACGTATCGCACTCAATTTACCAGGGCGTATGCGGATGGCGTAACCGAGAAAAACGTAAAAAACGCCCTCGCGTCTTACATTCGGTCATTGACCAACCTAAACGCGCGGCCCGATCGTTACCTGCGCGGAGAACAAGTTGCTTTGACCGCTCAGGAAAAAGCGGGTTTCAACGTATTTATGGGCAAAGGAAAGTGCGCTACCTGTCACTTTTTCCCGCTCTTCAACGGCACCATTCCACCGGCTTATATCAAAACAGAAAGCGAGGTGATAGGCACTCCCGCCACGGCATCGGAAAAACAGCTCGACGCCGACGAAGGTCGCTACCGGTCAACCCGGATCGGCATTCATCACCACGCTTTCAAAACACCGACGGTCCGGCAAGTCGCACTAACGGCTCCCTATATGCATAATGGCGTCTATAAAACGCTGGAACAGGTCGTTGACTTTTACGACAAAGGAGGTGGTGTAGGCTTGGGATTCACCCTAGAGAACCAGACCTTACCTTTCGACAAGCTCAATCTGACAACTACCGAGAAGCAAGCTTTGGTCGCCTTTATGAAAGCCCTGTAA
- a CDS encoding fumarylacetoacetate hydrolase family protein, with translation MKLYKTRSGIVLESNNSYYSVPADSWDDLVNQDNLHDTLRQLTQSATPADDHQQWVQTGLLAPIGRQEVWASGVTYLRSRDARMEESKKAGGDNFYDRVYDAERPELFFKSTAERVVGPGADVRIRADSTWNVPEPELTLFITASGKIVGYTCGNDMSSRSIEGENPLYLPQAKSYDGSAALGPCLYVPEAPISPETQIQLEILRDGQTAFTNSIAISQMKRQHTELVSFLFRECSFPYGCFLMTGTGIVPPDSFTLQSGDEIRITIDGIGTLANTVA, from the coding sequence ATGAAACTTTACAAAACCCGTTCCGGCATCGTTCTTGAATCCAACAATTCGTATTATTCCGTTCCTGCCGATAGCTGGGACGACTTGGTTAACCAGGATAATCTGCACGATACACTGCGGCAACTCACTCAATCGGCTACGCCCGCTGATGATCACCAGCAATGGGTACAAACAGGCTTACTGGCCCCTATCGGCCGGCAGGAGGTTTGGGCATCGGGCGTGACCTACCTGCGCAGCCGCGACGCCCGCATGGAAGAATCAAAAAAAGCGGGAGGAGACAATTTTTACGACCGGGTGTATGACGCCGAACGGCCCGAATTGTTCTTTAAATCGACAGCTGAACGAGTTGTCGGTCCTGGTGCCGACGTTCGAATCCGAGCCGACTCAACTTGGAACGTTCCCGAACCCGAGTTAACCTTGTTCATCACCGCATCGGGTAAAATTGTGGGCTACACGTGCGGCAACGACATGAGTTCGCGAAGCATCGAAGGCGAAAATCCGCTGTATCTGCCCCAGGCTAAAAGTTACGATGGCAGCGCGGCCCTGGGACCTTGCCTGTACGTTCCAGAAGCGCCGATTTCGCCCGAAACTCAAATCCAACTCGAAATTCTCCGCGATGGGCAGACAGCCTTTACCAACAGCATCGCCATCAGCCAGATGAAACGCCAGCATACGGAATTGGTTTCGTTTCTTTTCCGTGAATGCTCATTCCCCTACGGTTGCTTTCTGATGACGGGAACCGGCATTGTACCACCCGACAGTTTTACCCTTCAATCGGGTGATGAAATTCGCATCACGATTGACGGAATCGGGACCTTGGCCAATACCGTTGCTTAA